A DNA window from Candidatus Liberimonas magnetica contains the following coding sequences:
- a CDS encoding DUF4912 domain-containing protein codes for MSDNLSSKAHGASRQSRASGTIQGLPKNYGDTKIVILPRDPVWFYAYWEISSATVNQLRDKLTNEKYNSSSWILRVYDVTDLIFDGTNSRRFFDIAINNDSDNWYVNVRDVNRSWCVDLGLFTQQGEFIFVARSNALLMPRQGVSPVTDEQWAILQKEFEKLLKLSGVDQIGKSSFDIAKLMRERWEEILSVSLSSPSSVSSWKGAPSERKPKDFWLKADTELIIYGSTESDAKLTVDGQPVALYPDGSFSLRFYLPDGKKEYPIHAVSNDGTMEKKITFVVKRDTK; via the coding sequence ATGAGTGATAATCTGAGTTCAAAAGCACACGGTGCATCAAGGCAATCCAGGGCTTCGGGCACGATACAAGGGCTGCCAAAGAATTACGGAGATACAAAAATCGTAATTTTACCAAGGGATCCTGTTTGGTTTTATGCCTACTGGGAAATATCAAGCGCAACAGTCAACCAGCTGCGCGATAAATTAACGAATGAAAAATATAATTCAAGCTCTTGGATTTTAAGGGTTTATGATGTAACGGACCTGATTTTTGACGGAACTAATTCCCGCAGGTTTTTTGATATAGCGATCAACAACGATTCGGACAACTGGTACGTTAATGTCAGGGATGTTAACCGTTCCTGGTGTGTAGACCTCGGGCTGTTTACTCAACAAGGAGAGTTCATCTTTGTTGCCAGGTCAAATGCCCTGTTAATGCCAAGACAAGGGGTATCACCCGTAACGGATGAGCAATGGGCTATTTTGCAGAAAGAGTTTGAAAAACTACTGAAACTTTCCGGGGTAGACCAGATAGGTAAGAGTTCGTTTGATATAGCAAAACTTATGCGCGAACGGTGGGAAGAGATACTGTCCGTTTCCTTGTCTTCGCCAAGCAGTGTAAGCTCCTGGAAAGGCGCCCCTTCTGAACGAAAACCTAAGGATTTCTGGCTTAAAGCCGACACCGAACTCATCATCTACGGCTCTACAGAATCAGATGCCAAACTTACTGTTGACGGCCAGCCGGTTGCTTTATATCCTGACGGTTCATTCTCGTTAAGGTTTTATTTGCCGGACGGAAAAAAAGAATACCCTATCCATGCAGTTTCCAATGACGGCACTATGGAAAAAAAGATAACTTTTGTGGTTAAAAGAGATACAAAATAG
- a CDS encoding TIGR01212 family radical SAM protein (This family includes YhcC from E. coli K-12, an uncharacterized radical SAM protein.), translating to MERYYKFSTYFKNIGYKEKILKITVDAGFTCPNRDGKISRDGCIYCNNEGFSPNTRKKLPVEEQISQGVASQKIKNKDARFLVYFQAYTNTYAPAAKLKEAYDNIRSFKDIAGIAVGTRPDCINEEKLQLINSYANDYEVWLEYGLQSMHDDTLMAINRGHTYEQFLDAIKLTRKYKKIKICVHVILGLPGENKDKVIGTAKALGGLQIDGIKIHPLHVIKNTKLEELYKEGKVRLLEQKEFAELTVSFLEFIWPKTVIQRISADCPKDLLVAPGWINDKSGTLNLIEKTMLAKNTFQGRYWK from the coding sequence ATGGAAAGATATTATAAGTTCTCCACTTATTTTAAGAATATAGGGTATAAAGAAAAAATACTTAAAATAACCGTTGATGCCGGTTTTACCTGCCCCAACAGGGACGGCAAGATCTCTAGGGACGGATGTATATACTGTAATAATGAAGGTTTTAGCCCGAACACTAGAAAAAAATTGCCTGTAGAAGAGCAGATCTCTCAAGGGGTAGCTTCGCAAAAGATAAAAAACAAAGACGCCCGCTTTCTTGTCTATTTTCAGGCTTACACGAACACTTATGCTCCTGCGGCAAAACTGAAAGAAGCGTATGACAATATAAGAAGTTTTAAAGACATTGCAGGTATAGCCGTAGGCACAAGGCCCGACTGTATAAATGAGGAAAAATTGCAGTTGATAAACTCCTATGCGAACGATTATGAAGTGTGGCTGGAATACGGACTGCAGAGCATGCACGACGATACACTTATGGCAATAAACCGCGGGCACACTTACGAACAATTCCTGGATGCGATAAAGTTAACGAGAAAATACAAAAAAATCAAGATCTGCGTACACGTAATCCTAGGCTTGCCAGGGGAAAATAAAGATAAAGTAATAGGAACAGCCAAAGCTCTGGGGGGGTTACAGATTGACGGTATAAAGATCCATCCGCTTCATGTAATAAAAAACACTAAACTGGAAGAATTGTACAAGGAAGGGAAGGTGAGGCTGCTAGAGCAAAAAGAATTTGCCGAGTTAACTGTAAGTTTTCTTGAATTTATATGGCCAAAAACAGTGATCCAGCGCATCAGCGCTGATTGCCCGAAAGACCTGCTGGTCGCACCTGGCTGGATAAACGATAAATCAGGCACGCTAAATCTTATCGAAAAAACAATGCTTGCCAAAAACACTTTCCAGGGAAGATATTGGAAATGA
- a CDS encoding GAF domain-containing protein: MHLSLYFKEILLVIILIAVLIFISRQRFFALTREKVYSRRLKETQIQLQEYMADIDNLIVMLVGIHEFGMTATGIVSKEELTKSVIDSACRLMRSEKGSLMLLNHDTNELTIAAFRGMSNEVVSTTRLKLGEGIAGKVAQTGKSIFVENIETDARFMSANNTRYTSNSFISVPLRVKNRVIGVLNINSKEEKQKFEERDVRLLTILADQAAITLENIELYGNLQNFYLEMVQTLARAIDAKDAYTHDHADRARKYARLIGAKLNLPEVMIRHIEYAALMHDIGKIGIDENILHKPGKLTPEEREIIKRHPAIGNRIIAPVAFLSPVAPMVLYHQEWFNGQGYPEGLEGEEIPLGARIVAVIDAYDAITSDRPYRKALSRDVAIEELNRGAGVQFDPKVVKAFLDILLGEEQEARQKDKII, translated from the coding sequence ATGCATCTTTCCTTATATTTTAAAGAAATATTACTTGTAATAATATTAATCGCTGTGCTGATCTTTATCAGCAGGCAGAGGTTCTTTGCGCTTACGAGAGAAAAGGTTTACTCCAGGCGCCTTAAGGAGACTCAAATCCAGCTTCAAGAATATATGGCTGATATAGATAACCTGATAGTTATGCTTGTCGGAATTCATGAATTCGGCATGACAGCTACAGGCATAGTTTCTAAAGAAGAATTGACAAAATCAGTCATAGACTCAGCATGCAGGTTGATGCGTTCCGAGAAAGGTTCACTAATGCTGCTCAATCACGATACAAACGAACTTACCATAGCTGCATTTCGCGGGATGTCTAACGAAGTGGTTTCTACAACAAGGTTAAAACTTGGTGAAGGAATAGCGGGAAAGGTAGCGCAAACAGGAAAATCTATATTTGTAGAAAATATTGAAACAGATGCAAGGTTTATGAGTGCAAACAATACGAGGTACACCTCAAATTCGTTTATATCCGTTCCACTGCGCGTAAAAAACAGGGTTATCGGTGTTTTAAATATAAATTCAAAAGAAGAAAAACAGAAATTCGAAGAAAGAGATGTAAGGCTTTTAACTATCCTGGCAGACCAGGCAGCCATAACTTTGGAGAATATTGAGTTATACGGCAACCTGCAAAACTTTTATTTGGAAATGGTTCAGACATTAGCACGCGCTATCGATGCCAAGGATGCGTACACGCATGATCACGCTGACCGAGCCCGCAAATATGCGCGTTTAATCGGCGCAAAACTCAATTTACCAGAAGTTATGATACGCCATATTGAATATGCGGCGTTGATGCATGATATAGGCAAAATTGGGATTGATGAGAACATACTGCATAAACCCGGAAAACTTACACCTGAAGAGCGGGAGATAATTAAAAGGCATCCTGCGATAGGCAACCGTATAATCGCACCTGTGGCATTTTTGTCGCCCGTAGCTCCTATGGTTCTGTACCATCAGGAATGGTTCAACGGGCAAGGCTATCCCGAGGGTTTGGAAGGCGAAGAAATACCTTTAGGCGCAAGGATCGTTGCAGTGATAGACGCCTATGACGCCATAACTTCAGACAGGCCGTATAGAAAAGCACTTTCAAGAGATGTGGCTATAGAAGAATTGAACAGAGGGGCAGGGGTACAATTTGACCCTAAAGTCGTAAAAGCATTTTTAGATATTTTGCTTGGGGAAGAGCAAGAAGCAAGGCAAAAAGATAAAATAATTTAA
- the argC gene encoding N-acetyl-gamma-glutamyl-phosphate reductase: MNKINVAIAGIKGYTGEVLLEILSSHEGVKLALATSRLSGKPVPVKEIYPDLGDINLMCENLDVEVLAKKTDIVFLALPHKVSLELVPEFLKHNVKVIDLSADFRLNSAEVYEKWYGGKHSAPHVLKDAVYGLPEFYAKDIKNAKLIANPGCYPTTVILGCAPALRNGLVDTGSIIADAKSGVSGAGRNFSKEYFQIHHPDHRAYNIAGKHRHIPEMEQELSKIAKKEITLTFTPHIIPVERGMLSTIYMNLSKKTDVKAMVKIYKEFYKDKPFIRVLDEGEIPNIKSVVYTNYCDIGLDIDQRTNRLIVVSCIDNLVKGASGQAVQNMNIMCGFDEKMGLVLCKP; encoded by the coding sequence ATGAATAAGATAAATGTCGCAATCGCAGGGATAAAAGGGTACACCGGAGAAGTCTTGCTTGAGATCCTCTCAAGCCATGAAGGGGTAAAGCTGGCCCTTGCTACTTCAAGGCTCTCAGGAAAACCTGTGCCAGTTAAAGAGATATACCCTGACCTCGGAGATATTAATTTGATGTGTGAAAACCTGGACGTAGAGGTTTTGGCCAAAAAAACCGATATAGTTTTTCTTGCCTTGCCGCACAAAGTCTCGCTTGAGCTCGTACCGGAGTTTCTCAAACATAACGTAAAGGTCATAGACTTGTCTGCGGATTTCAGACTGAATAGTGCGGAAGTTTATGAAAAATGGTATGGCGGAAAACACTCTGCGCCCCACGTATTAAAAGATGCGGTTTACGGCCTGCCTGAGTTCTATGCAAAGGACATAAAAAATGCAAAATTGATTGCAAACCCCGGCTGTTACCCCACAACTGTGATCCTTGGCTGCGCGCCGGCCTTAAGGAACGGTTTGGTCGATACAGGGTCGATCATAGCCGATGCAAAAAGCGGAGTTTCAGGCGCAGGCAGGAATTTTTCAAAAGAATATTTTCAAATACACCACCCGGACCACAGGGCATATAATATCGCGGGAAAACACAGGCATATCCCGGAAATGGAACAGGAGCTTTCTAAGATCGCGAAGAAAGAAATAACTCTTACCTTTACACCTCATATAATACCTGTTGAACGCGGCATGTTGTCAACTATTTATATGAACCTGTCAAAGAAAACAGATGTTAAGGCTATGGTAAAGATATATAAGGAATTTTATAAAGACAAACCTTTTATAAGGGTACTGGATGAAGGTGAAATCCCGAATATAAAAAGCGTAGTGTATACTAATTATTGCGATATCGGATTAGATATAGACCAAAGGACAAACAGGCTGATTGTGGTTTCTTGTATCGATAACCTGGTTAAAGGTGCATCAGGCCAGGCAGTCCAGAATATGAATATTATGTGCGGCTTTGATGAAAAAATGGGGCTTGTCCTATGTAAACCTTGA
- a CDS encoding DUF1957 domain-containing protein, with protein MEPKGYLCLQLHAHLPYVRHPEYPDFLEEDWLYEGITETYLPLLSIFEKLVEENIDFHLTMTFTPSLAGMLADSLLQGRYYNNLNKLVELSEKEVWRTRNIPAFQAVAKMYEAQLKNCRRLWEKYNGNILTGFKNLQDMGKLEIITCCATHGFLPLQLNKSSIRAQIKVAVQDYKRHFDRPPKGIWLAECAYTPGIDEELKKEDIKFFFLEAHGILYGTPRPRYGVFAPVYCPSGVAAFGRDLETAQQVWSAEHGYPGDPDYREFYRDLGYDLDYDYIKPYLHSDGVRRNIGLKYYRITGKVPLSEKEPYNPEWALNKAASHAGNFMYNREKQIEYLAGVLGRAPLITSMYDAELFGHWWYEGPNFIDFLFRKIHYDQNVFKTITPMQYLEKFARNQVITPASSSWGDKGYFEVWLNGTNDWIYRHLHKSSERMTDIARANPEPNDVLRRALNQAARELLLAQSSDWAFILTTRTMVEYAEKRTREHLLNFSNLYEQINRNAVDIGYLQDLEYRNNIFPEIDYKVFLE; from the coding sequence ATGGAACCTAAAGGTTACTTGTGCCTACAACTTCATGCCCACTTGCCGTACGTCAGACATCCCGAATATCCCGATTTTCTAGAAGAAGACTGGTTATATGAAGGAATCACAGAGACCTACCTGCCGCTCCTTTCAATTTTTGAAAAACTCGTTGAAGAAAATATAGATTTTCATTTAACAATGACATTTACGCCTTCTTTGGCAGGGATGCTTGCCGATTCGCTGTTACAGGGAAGGTATTATAACAACTTAAACAAATTAGTTGAGCTGTCTGAAAAGGAAGTATGGCGGACCAGGAATATCCCGGCATTCCAGGCTGTGGCAAAGATGTACGAGGCGCAGCTTAAAAACTGCCGCAGGCTTTGGGAAAAATATAACGGCAATATCCTTACTGGGTTTAAAAACCTCCAGGATATGGGAAAACTTGAGATAATAACGTGTTGCGCTACCCATGGTTTTTTGCCGCTCCAACTCAACAAATCAAGCATAAGAGCACAGATAAAAGTTGCGGTTCAGGATTACAAAAGGCATTTTGACCGGCCGCCGAAAGGCATCTGGCTTGCAGAGTGCGCTTATACTCCTGGGATAGATGAAGAATTAAAGAAAGAAGACATAAAATTTTTCTTTCTTGAAGCGCACGGCATACTTTACGGGACGCCCCGCCCCAGGTACGGCGTATTTGCGCCGGTCTATTGCCCGTCTGGAGTTGCAGCTTTCGGAAGAGACCTTGAGACAGCCCAGCAGGTTTGGAGCGCAGAGCACGGGTATCCAGGCGACCCGGACTACCGGGAGTTTTACAGGGACCTGGGTTATGACCTTGATTATGATTATATTAAGCCGTATCTTCATTCCGACGGAGTAAGGCGCAACATAGGTTTAAAATATTATCGTATTACCGGTAAAGTCCCTTTAAGCGAAAAAGAGCCTTATAATCCTGAATGGGCTTTGAATAAAGCCGCCAGCCATGCAGGGAATTTCATGTACAATCGTGAAAAACAGATAGAATACCTTGCAGGAGTGCTTGGCAGGGCACCACTGATCACCTCAATGTATGATGCGGAACTTTTCGGGCATTGGTGGTATGAAGGACCGAATTTCATAGATTTTCTATTCAGGAAGATCCACTATGACCAGAATGTTTTTAAAACGATCACCCCTATGCAGTATCTTGAGAAATTTGCAAGGAACCAGGTTATTACTCCTGCTTCATCAAGCTGGGGAGATAAAGGATATTTTGAAGTCTGGCTTAACGGAACAAATGACTGGATCTACAGGCATTTGCATAAATCAAGCGAAAGAATGACAGATATCGCAAGAGCCAACCCTGAGCCTAATGATGTCTTAAGAAGGGCTTTGAATCAGGCAGCAAGAGAATTATTACTTGCTCAATCTTCAGATTGGGCTTTTATATTGACAACACGCACTATGGTAGAGTACGCCGAAAAAAGAACTCGTGAACACCTGCTTAATTTCAGCAATCTTTACGAACAGATAAACCGTAACGCGGTGGATATCGGGTACCTGCAGGACCTGGAATACAGGAACAATATCTTCCCTGAAATAGATTATAAAGTTTTCTTGGAATAG
- a CDS encoding hemerythrin domain-containing protein, giving the protein MDQEDTSKIKAIFEVLKRFKSSFLEFCQASADVWVEDKGFWLSLAEEVQRHINDVDKMAVKVQERPGDFEIGEPFRFDVVDMFLSDIKKNIKLLKNKELSKKETLVIARNIEQSVLGTKYSEIVKTNDQEYLELAKEVISQTVLLKGRLNKRISDLDRGLWEIKPQEVIKKTVIPDIPKPASIDDKGPTKASESFLKVNSYHNLYKEYLVLMQKIETELQKHSIWMHLEKIEKFMKRDISEHFNFEDEVIFKQILSENTDDTMRQLIDELENDHKMLIDKISQFEQIVYGVVFPLSKKKTEELSILIQEFTIISLNHLNKEEDKILPLVK; this is encoded by the coding sequence ATGGATCAGGAAGATACCTCTAAGATCAAAGCCATTTTTGAAGTATTAAAAAGGTTTAAATCCTCGTTCCTTGAATTTTGCCAGGCATCGGCAGATGTGTGGGTGGAAGACAAAGGGTTCTGGCTATCTCTTGCAGAGGAAGTACAAAGGCATATAAATGATGTAGATAAAATGGCAGTTAAAGTACAAGAAAGGCCCGGAGATTTTGAAATAGGGGAACCGTTCAGGTTTGATGTAGTGGATATGTTCCTATCTGACATAAAAAAAAATATTAAGTTATTAAAAAACAAAGAGCTGTCAAAAAAAGAAACGCTTGTAATTGCCAGGAACATTGAGCAATCGGTGTTAGGCACAAAATATAGCGAGATAGTAAAAACCAATGACCAGGAATACTTGGAGCTGGCAAAAGAGGTTATTTCCCAGACAGTCCTGCTCAAAGGTAGGTTGAACAAAAGAATCAGCGATCTTGACAGAGGGCTATGGGAGATAAAACCGCAAGAAGTGATAAAAAAAACCGTGATCCCGGATATACCGAAGCCAGCCTCTATCGATGATAAAGGCCCTACTAAAGCATCGGAAAGCTTCCTGAAGGTAAATTCATATCATAACCTGTATAAGGAGTATTTGGTGTTGATGCAGAAAATCGAGACCGAACTTCAAAAGCACAGCATCTGGATGCATCTTGAAAAAATCGAAAAATTCATGAAAAGGGATATAAGCGAGCATTTTAATTTTGAAGATGAAGTTATATTTAAACAAATACTGTCCGAGAATACAGATGACACAATGAGGCAATTGATAGATGAGCTAGAGAACGATCATAAAATGCTTATCGATAAAATAAGCCAGTTTGAGCAGATCGTTTACGGAGTGGTATTCCCTCTATCAAAGAAAAAAACAGAAGAGCTGTCGATACTGATACAGGAGTTCACGATTATTTCCTTAAATCATCTTAATAAAGAAGAAGATAAAATCCTCCCTTTAGTGAAATAG
- a CDS encoding phosphotransacetylase: protein MVFKKFIEDAKKLKGKIIFGEGDEERTIEAAARLAEDGVCKTAAVTVDKKNIEKIAKDKKIDVSMVEILVPALELIDKDVLAWFIETRAAKGLAEEDAKKLALEPLHFSALYVKSGKANGCVSGARSATSDVLRAALHGIGTSKDTKLISSFFLMVPPQGHPLVKKPILYSDCGVNPNPNTLGLKDIAVASVSSFRCLFPEEPPKMAFLSFSTKGSAQHRVLEKVIEASKLTQEYFKDDAAVKVDGELQFDAAIVPSVGQRKSPKSPVAGQANIFIFPDLNAGNICYKATERLGQFTAIGPIVQGLAMPFNDLSRGCSVQDIYHAAIITLLQSKNSNC, encoded by the coding sequence ATGGTTTTTAAAAAATTTATTGAAGACGCCAAAAAATTGAAGGGAAAAATAATTTTTGGCGAAGGAGATGAGGAAAGGACCATAGAAGCGGCAGCCAGGCTTGCAGAAGACGGGGTCTGCAAGACAGCTGCGGTTACGGTTGATAAAAAAAATATAGAAAAAATCGCAAAGGATAAAAAAATAGATGTTTCGATGGTGGAAATATTAGTACCTGCTCTTGAACTGATAGATAAAGATGTCCTGGCCTGGTTTATAGAAACACGGGCCGCAAAAGGCCTGGCAGAAGAAGATGCAAAAAAACTTGCCCTTGAACCGCTTCATTTTTCCGCATTATATGTAAAAAGCGGGAAAGCGAATGGCTGTGTTTCAGGAGCACGTTCAGCGACAAGCGATGTCTTGAGGGCCGCACTGCACGGTATAGGCACTTCAAAGGACACAAAGCTGATATCTTCTTTTTTCCTGATGGTCCCGCCGCAGGGCCACCCCCTGGTAAAAAAGCCGATCCTGTATTCTGACTGCGGAGTTAACCCAAACCCGAACACTTTAGGGTTAAAAGATATTGCTGTGGCAAGTGTATCAAGTTTCAGGTGTTTGTTCCCGGAAGAACCCCCGAAAATGGCATTCCTGTCGTTTTCTACTAAAGGAAGCGCCCAGCACAGGGTTTTAGAAAAGGTAATAGAAGCTAGTAAGCTGACCCAGGAATACTTTAAGGATGATGCTGCGGTAAAAGTTGACGGCGAATTGCAGTTTGACGCCGCTATAGTTCCTTCTGTAGGGCAGAGAAAGTCGCCAAAGTCTCCTGTTGCAGGCCAAGCCAACATATTTATTTTTCCTGATTTAAATGCGGGCAATATCTGCTATAAAGCCACTGAAAGGCTGGGTCAATTTACCGCGATTGGGCCTATTGTACAGGGGCTAGCAATGCCGTTCAATGATCTAAGCCGGGGCTGTTCGGTCCAAGACATATATCATGCTGCTATCATAACGCTTCTTCAAAGCAAGAACTCGAATTGCTAA
- a CDS encoding LysM peptidoglycan-binding domain-containing protein yields the protein MQKAELALVEAKKEEQKRIIEYEKIKREEENKKKEEEKDSLEYAQRKKNLAIEAVAVAGEYWKLAKLGNKQYSTGQETLCKAKENLEQNNYEIAWSLAHQSIKEFKNAPKNKKNPYYKVKRGDCLWKIAKMPQHYGRGSMWPKIWHANKNKIPNYRLIYPKQVLLIPKYKLSPPGRLDGSVRLDRSIGKLSCHSSSPGNACFSTAA from the coding sequence ATGCAAAAAGCAGAGTTGGCCCTAGTCGAAGCAAAAAAAGAGGAACAAAAGCGAATAATTGAATATGAAAAGATAAAAAGGGAAGAAGAAAATAAGAAAAAGGAAGAAGAAAAAGATTCTTTAGAATATGCGCAGAGAAAGAAAAACCTGGCGATAGAAGCTGTGGCGGTAGCCGGAGAATACTGGAAATTGGCGAAACTGGGAAACAAGCAATACTCTACCGGACAAGAGACTTTATGTAAGGCAAAAGAGAATTTAGAACAGAATAACTACGAAATTGCCTGGAGTTTGGCGCATCAGTCAATAAAAGAATTTAAAAATGCCCCGAAAAATAAGAAAAACCCGTACTATAAAGTTAAACGGGGAGATTGCCTCTGGAAGATTGCGAAGATGCCCCAGCATTACGGCCGAGGGTCCATGTGGCCGAAAATATGGCATGCTAATAAGAATAAAATACCTAATTACAGGCTTATATATCCAAAACAAGTACTCTTGATACCGAAATACAAGCTGAGCCCACCTGGCAGGCTGGACGGTTCTGTCAGACTCGATAGAAGCATTGGAAAGTTGTCCTGCCACAGCTCTTCACCGGGTAACGCCTGCTTTAGTACGGCAGCATAG
- a CDS encoding endonuclease Q family protein produces the protein MKFIADLHIHSHYSLATSKNLTPEHLDLWAQLKGIDVIATGDCIHPAWLKELKEKLEPNKSGLYRLKDRYRLRTEDIKLPKKVKKEINFILQTELSCIYKKNGKVRKVHSITILPDFASAEKLQKQLEKKGNIESDGRPILGIDAKNILAMTLVSNDKAFVIPAHIWTPWFSVLGQNSGFDSISECYEDLTKYIFALETGLSSDPPMNWACSFLDGFRLVSNSDAHSPEKLGREANIFDTELSYDGVYNALKNDSGFTGTIEFFPEEGKYHFDGHRKCGICFSPGESIKHKGICPVCKKSVTKGVASRVESLSDRKDLNGFKNRKEFYSITSLPSILSEILSCGVASRKVKEAYFDVIDKVGSDFYTLLFAGLDEIRHRKGEVLSEAVKRLRQKKVHIKEGFDGKFGRIKVFSDKEMKEIGNKVSLAARTNPFDKMS, from the coding sequence GTGAAATTCATAGCTGATTTACACATCCATTCTCATTATTCCCTTGCTACCAGCAAAAATCTTACGCCCGAACACCTGGACCTTTGGGCGCAATTAAAAGGCATTGATGTCATCGCTACCGGTGACTGCATCCATCCTGCCTGGCTTAAGGAGTTAAAAGAAAAACTTGAACCTAATAAGAGCGGCCTGTACAGGTTAAAAGACAGATATAGGCTGAGAACAGAGGATATAAAACTGCCGAAAAAAGTAAAAAAAGAAATAAACTTTATTTTGCAGACTGAATTAAGCTGTATTTACAAAAAAAACGGGAAGGTAAGAAAAGTACACAGCATAACTATATTGCCTGATTTTGCTTCGGCAGAAAAACTTCAGAAGCAGCTAGAAAAAAAAGGCAACATAGAATCTGACGGAAGGCCTATCCTTGGAATTGATGCAAAAAATATCTTGGCTATGACGCTTGTTTCAAACGATAAGGCATTTGTCATTCCTGCGCACATATGGACACCGTGGTTCTCGGTGCTCGGGCAGAATTCAGGTTTTGACAGTATCAGTGAATGCTATGAGGACCTTACTAAATATATTTTTGCTCTCGAGACAGGTTTGTCAAGCGACCCGCCGATGAACTGGGCATGCAGTTTTTTGGACGGTTTCAGGCTGGTCTCAAATTCGGATGCACATTCGCCGGAAAAGCTTGGCAGGGAAGCGAATATCTTTGATACCGAGTTGTCCTATGACGGGGTATATAATGCGTTGAAAAATGATTCCGGGTTTACCGGGACTATTGAATTCTTTCCTGAAGAAGGAAAATACCATTTCGACGGGCATAGAAAATGCGGTATCTGCTTTAGCCCCGGGGAAAGCATAAAACACAAAGGTATTTGCCCTGTGTGCAAAAAATCCGTTACGAAAGGTGTAGCTTCCAGAGTAGAAAGCTTAAGCGACAGGAAAGATTTAAACGGTTTTAAAAATAGAAAAGAATTTTATTCGATAACATCGCTTCCGTCAATTCTTAGCGAGATATTGTCCTGCGGAGTAGCGTCCAGGAAAGTCAAAGAGGCATATTTTGACGTGATCGACAAAGTAGGCTCGGATTTTTATACTTTATTGTTTGCCGGGCTTGATGAAATAAGGCATCGCAAAGGAGAGGTCTTATCTGAAGCTGTAAAAAGGCTTCGTCAGAAGAAGGTCCATATAAAAGAGGGTTTTGACGGAAAATTCGGCAGGATTAAAGTGTTTAGCGACAAAGAGATGAAAGAGATAGGCAATAAAGTTTCTCTTGCTGCACGAACAAATCCGTTCGATAAAATGTCTTAG
- the rsmI gene encoding 16S rRNA (cytidine(1402)-2'-O)-methyltransferase yields MTTSSGILYLVPTPIGNLKDITLRALDILKEVDLVACEDTRQTVKLLNHYELHKPLLSFYTYNQFNRIPQVIEELKAGKNIALVSDSGTPGISDPGFFLVKKVLEENIQVISLPGPNAALTALVASGLRTNGFIFLGFLKRKPGKLKKEILEASRCNKTIIFYESVHRIKKTISLCKEIFPKDTKVVIAREITKKFEEYIRGTLEEVDTKLESKEILGEFVVLIASGNKDTIEKDIEGKEDE; encoded by the coding sequence ATGACTACCTCAAGCGGAATATTATATTTAGTCCCTACGCCGATTGGTAATCTTAAAGATATAACTTTAAGGGCGTTAGATATTTTAAAAGAAGTTGACCTCGTGGCATGCGAAGATACAAGGCAAACGGTTAAACTGCTGAATCATTACGAGTTACACAAACCGCTTCTGAGTTTTTATACGTACAACCAGTTTAACAGGATCCCTCAGGTAATTGAAGAGCTTAAGGCCGGTAAGAATATCGCTCTGGTCTCTGACAGCGGAACGCCGGGAATATCTGACCCGGGGTTTTTTTTAGTAAAAAAGGTTTTAGAAGAAAACATCCAGGTTATATCCTTGCCTGGCCCTAATGCAGCGCTCACGGCGCTTGTAGCTTCCGGGCTTAGGACTAACGGTTTTATTTTTTTAGGTTTTTTAAAGAGAAAACCCGGAAAATTGAAAAAAGAGATATTGGAAGCAAGCAGGTGTAATAAAACAATAATATTCTATGAGTCCGTGCACAGGATAAAAAAAACTATTTCTTTATGCAAAGAAATTTTCCCCAAAGACACAAAAGTTGTTATAGCCAGAGAAATTACAAAAAAATTTGAAGAGTATATACGCGGGACTTTGGAAGAAGTGGATACAAAATTAGAAAGTAAGGAGATTTTAGGAGAGTTTGTTGTCTTGATAGCATCAGGGAACAAAGATACGATAGAAAAAGATATAGAGGGTAAAGAAGATGAATAA